From one Streptomyces sp. CA-210063 genomic stretch:
- a CDS encoding pore-forming ESAT-6 family protein — protein sequence MAQNQDRRSYDTGASGEVQTALGTIVGQLERVLGDRDAAVKAAMTDFQADGVSDDYHGKEERWKKAAGEVREIIRLVRTTLEQNDGTAQSTLAKARAAVDQIG from the coding sequence ATGGCTCAGAACCAGGACCGCCGTTCGTACGACACCGGGGCCTCGGGCGAGGTGCAGACCGCGCTCGGCACGATCGTGGGGCAGTTGGAGCGGGTGCTCGGCGACCGCGACGCCGCCGTCAAGGCCGCGATGACCGACTTCCAGGCCGACGGTGTCTCGGACGACTACCACGGCAAGGAAGAGCGCTGGAAGAAGGCCGCGGGCGAGGTCCGCGAGATCATCCGTCTGGTGCGCACGACGCTGGAACAGAACGACGGCACCGCCCAGTCCACGCTGGCCAAGGCCCGCGCGGCGGTCGACCAGATCGGCTGA
- a CDS encoding SRPBCC family protein, with amino-acid sequence MFSMRTAALTVSLAVAGLLGTALPHAQAAPAAQHSDASVCRGAGVDPAARIRYQADIVIDAPLSTIWKLQTDVEDWPSWQAPVLTNERLDHGPFRKGSLFRWTTPAPATPTTPATMLEITSTVRQLQRGACVLWSGPAIGEGLRIDEGVHLWRFEKVEGGVRVHTEETWTGAQVEADVPTATAALGWGLEGWLRDLKAAAETRDGRR; translated from the coding sequence ATGTTCAGCATGCGCACCGCCGCGCTCACCGTCTCTCTCGCCGTCGCGGGCCTCCTGGGGACCGCCCTCCCGCACGCCCAGGCCGCCCCGGCCGCCCAGCACAGCGACGCGTCCGTATGCCGCGGGGCGGGCGTCGACCCCGCCGCCCGTATCCGCTACCAGGCCGACATCGTCATCGACGCGCCCCTGAGCACCATCTGGAAGCTGCAGACCGACGTGGAGGACTGGCCGTCCTGGCAGGCCCCCGTGCTCACCAACGAGCGCCTCGATCACGGCCCGTTCCGGAAGGGTTCACTGTTCCGGTGGACGACGCCGGCGCCCGCCACGCCCACGACCCCCGCCACCATGCTGGAGATCACCTCCACCGTCCGGCAGCTCCAGCGCGGTGCCTGCGTCCTGTGGAGCGGGCCCGCGATCGGCGAAGGGCTGCGCATCGACGAGGGAGTTCACCTGTGGCGCTTCGAGAAGGTCGAGGGTGGTGTCCGCGTGCACACCGAGGAGACCTGGACCGGCGCGCAGGTCGAGGCGGACGTCCCCACCGCGACCGCGGCACTCGGCTGGGGCCTCGAAGGGTGGCTGCGCGACCTGAAGGCCGCCGCAGAGACCCGCGACGGTCGGCGGTGA